One part of the Paraburkholderia flagellata genome encodes these proteins:
- a CDS encoding LysR family transcriptional regulator codes for MNQLQAMRVFISVAEHGSFGRAAMSLNMSNAVVTRYVALLEAHLETRLINRNTRSASLTEAGAAYAQGCRQILDDLARIETHIAHGVSVPSGTLRLVAHASFSLHDLTPMLKCYLDAFPKVRLSLTLLHRPVDLIEEGFDAGIVAPRQVSGGTLIRRPLLSVAPVAVASPAYLARHATPQCPADLPGHTLLAPSADIHGNEWHFEGPGGTREPVLIEPAYAVNNSVMLRQAAIAGMGITILPANQVDADLAAGQLVRVLAGWDIRDADKELSLVYPGRRHVPAKTRSFVDFTVEWFRRHDTSTASAITGILCNS; via the coding sequence ATGAATCAGCTTCAGGCCATGCGCGTGTTCATCAGCGTTGCCGAGCACGGCTCTTTCGGCCGCGCGGCGATGAGTCTGAACATGTCGAACGCGGTGGTCACCCGCTACGTGGCGTTGCTCGAAGCCCATCTCGAAACGCGGCTCATCAACCGCAACACGCGCAGCGCGTCCCTCACTGAGGCAGGAGCCGCCTATGCTCAGGGCTGCCGGCAGATCCTCGACGATCTGGCGCGCATCGAAACGCATATCGCGCATGGCGTATCGGTGCCATCAGGCACGTTGCGCCTCGTTGCGCACGCTTCGTTTTCCCTGCACGACCTCACGCCGATGCTCAAGTGCTACCTCGACGCGTTCCCGAAAGTCCGCCTCTCGCTCACGCTGCTGCACCGCCCGGTCGACCTGATCGAGGAAGGATTCGACGCTGGCATCGTGGCGCCTCGCCAGGTGAGCGGCGGCACGCTGATTCGCCGCCCGCTTCTGAGCGTCGCGCCGGTCGCCGTCGCATCGCCAGCCTATCTTGCGCGCCATGCGACGCCGCAATGCCCCGCCGATCTCCCCGGCCACACGCTGCTTGCGCCTTCCGCCGATATTCACGGCAACGAGTGGCACTTCGAAGGCCCAGGCGGCACGCGTGAACCTGTGTTGATCGAGCCGGCGTACGCTGTGAACAATTCAGTGATGCTGCGTCAGGCCGCGATCGCGGGTATGGGCATCACGATCCTGCCAGCGAACCAGGTGGACGCCGATCTTGCAGCCGGCCAACTCGTGCGCGTGCTTGCCGGATGGGACATCCGTGACGCAGACAAGGAACTCTCGCTCGTCTACCCCGGCCGCCGCCACGTTCCGGCAAAAACACGTTCGTTCGTTGACTTCACAGTCGAATGGTTTCGCCGGCACGACACCTCAACGGCAAGCGCGATTACCGGCATTCTCTGTAATAGTTAA
- a CDS encoding alpha/beta hydrolase has product MSWQSRLICRFLRRTFLPQTRKPINVARVRMLTARRIWTPGAPSGWRLREQYDASDIPLRGEWLIREGSPAQRTLLYLHGGGYYFCSPRSQRAISFGLGKRAGADVFSLDYRLAPEHPFPAALEDALAAYRQLLANGTRPGSIVIGGDSAGGGLALATLVALRDAGDPLPAGAVLFSPWTDLAATGASIPENDGRDPMFSGEVFARIAPLYLGSASATDPYVSPLYADFRGLPPLSLFVGSSETLLDDTRRVVERARAAGVSVECEIASGMPHIWPIYAPFMPEARRTLDVAANFMRRVSAAPARGDEKPQPPQSSETSIAS; this is encoded by the coding sequence ATGAGCTGGCAAAGCAGGCTGATCTGCAGGTTCTTGCGCCGCACTTTTCTGCCGCAAACGCGCAAGCCGATCAACGTCGCACGCGTGCGCATGCTGACGGCGAGGCGCATCTGGACGCCAGGCGCGCCGAGCGGCTGGCGCTTGCGCGAACAGTACGACGCCTCCGATATCCCGTTGCGCGGCGAGTGGCTCATCCGCGAGGGCTCGCCCGCGCAGCGCACGCTCCTCTATCTGCATGGCGGTGGGTATTACTTCTGCTCGCCGCGCTCGCAGCGCGCGATTTCGTTTGGCCTCGGCAAGCGCGCTGGCGCCGATGTCTTCTCGCTCGACTATCGGCTCGCGCCCGAGCATCCGTTTCCCGCCGCGCTCGAGGACGCATTGGCCGCGTATCGCCAGTTGCTGGCAAACGGAACGCGGCCCGGCTCGATTGTGATTGGCGGCGATTCGGCAGGCGGTGGGCTTGCGCTCGCCACACTCGTCGCCTTGCGCGACGCGGGCGATCCGCTCCCCGCTGGGGCGGTGCTCTTTTCACCATGGACGGATCTTGCTGCAACGGGCGCCTCGATACCCGAGAACGACGGGCGCGATCCCATGTTCAGCGGCGAGGTATTCGCGCGCATCGCGCCGCTCTACCTCGGCTCGGCAAGCGCGACCGATCCCTACGTGTCGCCGCTCTATGCAGACTTTCGCGGCCTGCCGCCGCTAAGCCTCTTCGTGGGAAGCTCCGAAACGCTGCTCGACGACACGCGCCGCGTAGTCGAGCGCGCGCGCGCCGCCGGCGTATCGGTGGAGTGCGAGATTGCCAGCGGCATGCCGCACATCTGGCCGATCTATGCGCCGTTCATGCCCGAAGCGCGCCGCACGCTCGACGTCGCCGCGAACTTCATGCGCCGCGTGAGTGCCGCGCCGGCGCGCGGCGACGAGAAGCCGCAGCCGCCTCAATCGAGCGAAACGTCGATCGCGTCGTAG
- a CDS encoding ATP-binding protein has translation MRPILRIFCLRARPTTLWRGRGIACGFAYLGALAAAWVLAFSAAAASAATQCEPTSEGIALSRPIATSLPPQLVVGVLAGGWAPLEVLDGATLTGFSADYLRLLAGAGVKLQPRVFADMPALLAAACAGDVDIVMSLARTPSRERCLAFTVPYLTGATAFVTRAGHTALATQPARLARATFAVERGYALESALRERFAQARIETFATTQAALHAVAQGKADVYAGYSPVARYQLTLAGFGDLRVAFEERDRMRELRYGVPVSKAVLRDRLDLLLAGVRPAAAAAERARWFDGGAPGRASPSAFSLSANERAWLRALPPLKVGYDGGWLPFSLTNKAGKPSGMANDYLDYLARTLGITFERVPISPWTSAGAALQRGEIALAATAVSDGVFGSGVVYTDAFEHYPLVMVGRRDEPMARSLADFTGRRIVLAPHAPEMQELPGTQVVRAASLAAGLTMVDRHEADVLVGNAAALDEPLSGTYLETLKVLGAIGVDDSTAFAVRCELAPLAGLINRALGAMPPAEQQQIRNRWTAAVSARDGGWSVNALRLLPLLIVFGVLLLVTLRAYVLLQREMHRRRRAEQVLARQVELQDTMMEMIPYPLGARDLENRYLAINRAYEESTGLARARVVGRTGSAVMAWGPENSRRMDDLYRLTIVEGESQRVELIFENALGEARHGIFWTRLCRDPQGAPFCVLGTMIDVTDIRRAELRERESERLLSEVTGSLPAIVFQLRREPDGRYSFPYIGGDTQRLLGDTVDALRRAHSVDLSRVGRHDRARLASQLERSARRFIPVHAEFRFQGAAGFVWVRAEFAPRRAEGGAIVWSGYALDANVEHARADELEHARDTAEAASRAKDDFLAMMSHEIRTPMNGVLGLVEVLERTPLNPDQAQMVDMVHESAGALLQILDDLLDYSKIQAGHLVIDSQPFDMRELVDNAVGLLAARAHEKGLKVRVDVKPEVAALLRGDSVRLRQILFNLFGNAIKFTLAGEVSVHVRARDIGASGGALPAHQRLSISVTDTGIGIAPAAQAQLFEPFVQAETSTTRRFGGTGLGLTICRKLAALMGGTLELESEVDRGTCLTLHIDLPVETRSGTAGGLRGKRALVTCEDANVAAALMHFGSALGMKMRRVAPADLARAARADKADLLFVSEALVDRLGKLSAPVLCLTENPKPSGYRVAESGVRVSVNPLSWRGLSVVCAMALAGLPVKAASPSRPASDVETTLPAPDREQERAAGRLILVAEDHPVNQELIRHQLALIGFACDVVDDGAKALEALAECEYGCLITDCHMPNVSGYDLARRIRQMEQEARSARRLPILGITANTAPENMSRCSEAGMDECLIKPTRVATLREYLARWFGVEGMQRTMQGEATRAAGGNRPAAGQAASRASRAPKVSGASESTPPERGGSEETRAEKPSHARTFEPLDLAHMIQVWGGEATVKTLLGSFVSAMRDDLDALPPLLEQVDVARLREWHHRLAGAVGVLQYPALLAELETFRRHMNSHTAEQLREEGYALIRTCQAMLGGIEQQAALLA, from the coding sequence ATGAGGCCGATTCTCCGCATCTTCTGTCTTCGCGCGCGCCCGACAACATTGTGGCGAGGGCGTGGAATTGCGTGCGGGTTTGCCTACCTTGGCGCGCTCGCCGCGGCATGGGTGCTCGCGTTTTCCGCGGCGGCGGCGAGCGCTGCGACGCAGTGTGAGCCAACCAGCGAGGGCATCGCGCTCTCGCGGCCGATCGCCACGTCGCTGCCGCCGCAGCTCGTCGTCGGCGTGCTAGCGGGGGGCTGGGCGCCGCTCGAAGTGCTTGACGGCGCCACGCTCACCGGTTTCAGCGCTGACTATCTGCGCCTTCTCGCCGGTGCCGGCGTCAAGCTTCAGCCACGCGTCTTTGCGGACATGCCGGCGTTGCTCGCGGCGGCCTGCGCGGGCGATGTCGACATCGTGATGAGCCTCGCGCGCACGCCGTCGCGCGAGCGCTGTCTTGCTTTTACGGTGCCATACCTGACTGGCGCCACGGCATTCGTCACGCGTGCAGGGCATACCGCGCTCGCGACCCAGCCGGCGCGCCTCGCGCGCGCGACGTTTGCAGTCGAGCGCGGCTACGCCCTCGAATCCGCATTGCGCGAGCGCTTCGCGCAGGCGCGCATCGAAACGTTCGCGACCACGCAGGCTGCGCTGCACGCCGTCGCACAGGGTAAGGCCGACGTCTACGCGGGCTATTCGCCAGTGGCGCGCTATCAGCTTACGCTCGCAGGATTCGGCGATCTGCGCGTCGCTTTCGAGGAGCGCGACCGCATGCGCGAGCTGCGCTATGGCGTACCGGTCTCCAAGGCGGTACTGCGCGATCGCCTCGACCTTCTTCTGGCTGGCGTGCGACCTGCCGCGGCAGCGGCCGAGCGGGCACGCTGGTTCGACGGCGGCGCGCCGGGACGGGCGTCGCCTTCCGCGTTCAGCCTGAGCGCCAACGAGCGCGCGTGGCTGCGCGCCTTGCCGCCGCTGAAAGTGGGCTACGACGGCGGCTGGCTGCCGTTCAGCCTCACGAACAAAGCCGGCAAGCCGTCGGGCATGGCCAACGACTATCTCGACTATCTGGCGCGCACCCTTGGCATTACCTTCGAGCGCGTGCCTATTTCTCCCTGGACGAGCGCCGGGGCCGCGTTGCAACGTGGCGAGATCGCGCTCGCCGCAACTGCGGTGAGCGATGGGGTGTTCGGCTCCGGCGTGGTCTACACGGACGCGTTCGAGCACTATCCGCTCGTCATGGTGGGGCGCCGCGACGAGCCGATGGCGCGCTCGCTTGCCGACTTCACGGGCCGCCGCATCGTGCTGGCGCCGCACGCGCCTGAAATGCAGGAATTGCCGGGTACGCAGGTCGTGCGCGCTGCGAGCCTCGCAGCAGGGCTCACGATGGTCGATCGCCACGAGGCCGATGTGCTGGTGGGCAACGCGGCCGCGCTCGACGAGCCGCTCAGCGGCACCTATCTCGAGACGCTGAAGGTGCTGGGCGCGATAGGTGTCGATGATTCGACGGCGTTTGCCGTGCGCTGCGAGCTCGCCCCGCTCGCGGGACTCATCAATCGCGCACTCGGCGCGATGCCGCCCGCCGAACAGCAGCAGATCCGCAATCGCTGGACCGCCGCCGTCTCCGCCCGGGACGGTGGCTGGAGCGTGAACGCATTGCGGCTCCTGCCGCTCTTGATCGTGTTCGGCGTGCTGCTTCTCGTCACGCTGCGCGCCTACGTACTGCTCCAGCGCGAAATGCACAGGCGCCGGCGCGCGGAGCAGGTGCTCGCGCGGCAGGTGGAACTGCAGGACACGATGATGGAGATGATCCCGTATCCCCTCGGTGCGCGGGATCTCGAAAACCGCTATCTCGCGATCAATCGCGCCTACGAGGAATCGACGGGCCTGGCGCGCGCCCGCGTCGTCGGGCGCACCGGTTCGGCCGTGATGGCGTGGGGCCCCGAAAACAGCCGCCGCATGGACGATCTCTACCGGCTCACGATCGTCGAGGGGGAGAGCCAGCGTGTCGAGCTGATCTTCGAGAACGCGCTCGGGGAGGCACGTCATGGCATTTTCTGGACGCGCCTGTGCCGCGACCCGCAGGGCGCGCCGTTCTGCGTGCTCGGCACGATGATCGATGTCACGGACATTCGCCGCGCTGAGCTGCGCGAACGCGAATCGGAGCGGCTCCTCTCGGAGGTGACGGGTTCGCTGCCCGCGATCGTGTTCCAGTTGCGCCGCGAGCCCGATGGACGCTACTCGTTTCCGTACATTGGTGGCGACACACAGCGGCTGCTCGGCGACACCGTCGACGCGCTGCGCCGCGCGCATTCGGTCGATCTCTCGCGGGTGGGGCGTCATGATCGCGCGCGCCTCGCCTCGCAGCTCGAACGCTCCGCGCGCCGGTTCATTCCCGTGCACGCCGAGTTCCGCTTCCAGGGCGCGGCCGGATTCGTGTGGGTGCGTGCGGAGTTCGCGCCGCGCCGCGCCGAAGGCGGCGCGATCGTCTGGAGCGGCTATGCGCTGGATGCGAACGTCGAGCACGCACGCGCAGACGAACTCGAGCACGCGCGCGACACCGCAGAGGCGGCCTCTCGCGCGAAGGACGATTTTCTCGCCATGATGAGCCACGAGATCCGCACGCCGATGAACGGCGTACTGGGTCTCGTCGAGGTGCTCGAGCGCACGCCGCTCAACCCCGATCAGGCGCAAATGGTCGACATGGTGCACGAATCGGCGGGGGCACTGCTGCAGATACTCGACGATCTGCTCGACTACTCGAAGATCCAGGCCGGCCATCTCGTAATCGACTCGCAGCCGTTCGACATGCGCGAACTCGTCGACAACGCCGTCGGGCTGCTGGCCGCACGCGCGCACGAGAAGGGGCTGAAGGTGCGCGTGGATGTGAAGCCGGAGGTCGCGGCGCTCTTGCGCGGCGACAGCGTGCGCCTGCGGCAGATCCTCTTCAATCTGTTCGGTAATGCAATCAAGTTCACGCTGGCGGGCGAGGTGAGTGTGCATGTCCGCGCACGCGATATCGGCGCCAGCGGCGGCGCGCTGCCCGCTCACCAGCGGCTTTCGATCTCGGTGACCGACACGGGAATCGGTATTGCGCCCGCAGCGCAAGCGCAGCTCTTCGAGCCGTTCGTGCAGGCCGAGACCTCGACTACGCGACGCTTCGGCGGCACGGGACTCGGCCTCACGATCTGCCGCAAGCTCGCGGCGTTGATGGGCGGCACGCTGGAGCTCGAGAGCGAGGTGGATCGCGGTACCTGCCTCACGCTGCACATCGATTTACCAGTGGAGACCCGAAGCGGAACGGCCGGCGGGCTGCGCGGCAAGCGTGCGCTCGTGACGTGCGAGGACGCGAATGTCGCCGCCGCATTGATGCATTTTGGCTCGGCGCTTGGCATGAAAATGCGCCGCGTCGCGCCAGCGGACCTCGCCCGCGCCGCGCGCGCGGACAAGGCCGATCTACTGTTCGTGTCGGAAGCGCTGGTCGATCGGTTGGGCAAGCTCAGTGCGCCTGTGCTTTGCCTGACGGAGAACCCAAAGCCAAGCGGTTATCGCGTTGCCGAGAGCGGCGTGCGCGTGAGCGTCAACCCGTTGTCCTGGCGTGGCTTGAGCGTCGTTTGCGCAATGGCGCTGGCGGGGCTGCCGGTCAAGGCGGCCAGCCCGTCGCGTCCGGCCTCCGATGTCGAGACGACACTCCCCGCGCCCGATCGCGAGCAGGAACGCGCTGCCGGTCGCCTCATCCTCGTGGCGGAAGACCATCCCGTCAATCAGGAGCTGATCCGCCATCAACTGGCATTGATCGGGTTCGCATGCGACGTCGTCGACGATGGTGCGAAGGCGCTCGAAGCGCTGGCCGAATGCGAATACGGCTGCCTGATAACCGACTGTCATATGCCGAACGTGTCGGGCTACGATCTCGCGCGGCGCATACGTCAAATGGAGCAAGAGGCGCGCAGCGCGCGGCGCTTGCCGATACTCGGCATCACTGCCAATACGGCGCCCGAGAACATGAGCCGGTGCAGCGAAGCTGGCATGGACGAATGCCTCATCAAGCCCACGCGCGTGGCTACGCTGCGCGAGTACCTCGCGCGCTGGTTCGGCGTGGAGGGCATGCAGCGCACCATGCAGGGCGAAGCCACGCGCGCAGCGGGCGGAAACAGGCCAGCGGCGGGGCAGGCAGCGTCGCGGGCTTCAAGGGCTCCGAAGGTTTCGGGGGCATCGGAGTCGACTCCCCCGGAGCGCGGCGGTTCTGAGGAAACGCGCGCGGAAAAGCCTTCACACGCGCGCACGTTCGAGCCCCTGGATCTCGCGCATATGATCCAGGTCTGGGGCGGGGAGGCGACCGTGAAAACGTTGCTCGGCTCGTTCGTTTCGGCGATGCGCGACGACCTGGACGCGTTGCCGCCGCTCCTCGAACAAGTCGACGTCGCGCGCTTGCGCGAGTGGCATCATCGGCTCGCCGGTGCGGTGGGCGTGCTGCAATACCCAGCGCTGCTCGCCGAGCTCGAGACGTTCCGCCGTCACATGAACAGTCACACTGCCGAGCAACTGCGCGAGGAGGGCTATGCGCTCATCCGCACGTGCCAGGCGATGCTCGGCGGAATCGAGCAACAGGCCGCTCTGCTTGCTTGA
- a CDS encoding porin, translating into MNKKLAIAAAVAATFASASYAQSSVTLYGIVDAGITYTTNIAKVNSDGTISGNRNFAMTSGNLSASRWGLRGSEDLGGGLRAIFTLESGFDVSNGKMNGSLFNRQSYVGLSQDQYGTVTFGRQFDGVVDYLAPLSAAGTWGGTYMAHNFDNDNLNGSYSINNSVKFRSANYSGFEASALYGFSNQAGGFANNRAYSFGAGYNYGGLRVGAAYTQAQSSGGFDSNANGAVVNTPITSNGLFGQNQHLRTWGAGANYAFGPAVAGVLYTQTRVDNQGARSTRINNIEVNGRYNLTPALGIGAMYAYTNALGTLPLTDVTGSNSAHWHQFGLQADYALSKRTDIYLEGVGLWGAGTNATLLTQVGYTSSGGVSASKTQGVITTGIRHRF; encoded by the coding sequence ATGAACAAGAAACTGGCTATCGCGGCGGCTGTCGCTGCGACTTTTGCATCTGCGTCGTACGCGCAAAGCAGCGTCACGCTGTACGGTATTGTCGATGCCGGCATTACCTATACGACCAATATCGCGAAGGTAAATTCCGACGGGACGATCAGCGGCAACAGGAATTTCGCCATGACGAGCGGTAACCTCTCGGCGAGCCGTTGGGGCCTGCGCGGCAGCGAAGATCTGGGTGGCGGTCTGCGCGCGATCTTCACGCTCGAAAGCGGCTTCGACGTTTCGAACGGCAAGATGAACGGCAGCCTGTTCAATCGTCAGTCATACGTCGGTCTGTCGCAAGACCAGTACGGCACGGTCACCTTCGGTCGCCAGTTCGACGGCGTGGTCGACTATCTTGCGCCGCTGTCGGCTGCGGGCACGTGGGGCGGCACCTACATGGCCCACAACTTTGACAACGACAACCTCAACGGCTCGTACTCGATCAATAACTCGGTGAAGTTCCGCAGCGCGAACTACTCGGGTTTCGAGGCCAGCGCTCTGTACGGCTTTTCGAACCAGGCCGGGGGCTTCGCGAACAACCGTGCCTATAGCTTCGGCGCAGGCTACAACTACGGCGGCCTGCGCGTGGGCGCGGCCTACACGCAAGCGCAGAGCAGCGGGGGCTTCGACTCCAACGCGAATGGCGCGGTCGTCAACACGCCGATTACCAGCAACGGGCTGTTCGGTCAGAACCAGCATCTGCGCACGTGGGGCGCCGGTGCAAACTATGCGTTTGGTCCGGCCGTCGCGGGCGTCCTGTACACGCAGACGCGTGTCGACAATCAAGGCGCGCGTTCCACGCGCATCAACAACATTGAAGTCAACGGACGCTACAACCTGACGCCGGCGCTCGGCATTGGCGCGATGTACGCCTATACGAACGCGCTGGGCACGCTGCCGCTCACGGACGTTACGGGCAGCAACTCGGCTCATTGGCATCAGTTCGGTCTGCAAGCGGACTACGCGCTCTCCAAGCGCACCGACATTTACCTCGAAGGCGTGGGCCTCTGGGGTGCCGGTACGAATGCGACTCTCCTGACGCAAGTCGGTTACACCTCGAGCGGCGGTGTCTCCGCCTCGAAGACGCAGGGTGTTATCACGACGGGTATCCGTCACCGCTTCTAA
- a CDS encoding MDR family MFS transporter — translation MAVHTAAHHSSGQVLPFRESLLAMLGVSFVTMLVALDQTVVGTALPTIVAELRGFELYAWVATSYLLTSVITVPIFGRLGDYYGRKPFVIASIVVFTAASVLCGAANSMLFLVIARGLQGIGGGMLVGTAFACIPDLFPDSVVRLRWQVLMSSAFGIANAVGPSLGGFLTQYYGWRSVFYVNLPVGLLSLFFVWKYLPHLRHVAHEARMRLDWPGALLIALALGSLQLFVERLPGHGLSASAIGLLALALVAGWALWQWERRCPQAILPVDMFRNASLNALFTLAVLGGFTMFSLLFYAPLLFQGGFGMTPKEAGVVITPLVVFITIGSIANGRIVSRIRNPNLMLYIGFTMIAAACFAVALATRGTPRGLLMAFMIVAGIGLGFVMPNLTVFAQQTAGREHLGIATALLQSLRMIGGMIGTALTGTMVTQLYSSGVQRALDADHATHWLPQLADPQILINRDAQASLIADLTHAGHNGAPLLEAAREALVGAIHLGIAVAAVIAVVSIWQTRRVPPVKLQRKLEPVIHAD, via the coding sequence ATGGCCGTTCATACCGCTGCCCACCATTCGAGCGGGCAGGTTCTGCCGTTCCGGGAGTCGCTGCTGGCGATGCTCGGCGTCTCGTTCGTGACGATGCTCGTCGCGCTCGACCAGACCGTGGTGGGCACCGCGCTGCCGACCATCGTCGCCGAGTTGCGCGGCTTCGAGCTTTACGCGTGGGTCGCCACGTCTTATCTGCTCACCTCGGTCATTACCGTCCCCATTTTTGGACGTCTCGGCGACTATTACGGGCGCAAGCCGTTCGTGATCGCGTCGATCGTCGTGTTCACCGCCGCCTCTGTGCTGTGCGGCGCCGCCAACAGCATGCTGTTCCTCGTGATCGCGCGCGGGCTGCAAGGCATCGGCGGCGGCATGCTGGTCGGCACGGCGTTCGCCTGCATTCCCGATCTCTTTCCCGATTCCGTCGTGCGCCTGCGCTGGCAGGTGCTCATGAGCTCCGCGTTTGGTATCGCCAACGCGGTCGGGCCATCGCTCGGCGGCTTCCTCACGCAGTATTACGGCTGGCGTTCCGTGTTCTACGTGAATCTGCCCGTGGGCCTGCTTTCGCTGTTTTTCGTGTGGAAGTATCTGCCGCATCTGCGCCACGTCGCGCACGAGGCGCGCATGCGCCTCGACTGGCCAGGCGCGCTCCTGATCGCGCTCGCGCTCGGCAGCCTGCAGCTTTTCGTGGAGCGTCTGCCGGGACACGGGCTCAGCGCTTCGGCCATCGGCCTGCTCGCCCTCGCGCTGGTGGCCGGCTGGGCGCTCTGGCAATGGGAGCGGCGCTGCCCGCAGGCCATCCTGCCCGTCGACATGTTCCGCAACGCGAGCCTGAACGCGCTCTTCACGCTCGCCGTGCTGGGCGGCTTCACGATGTTTTCGCTGCTCTTCTACGCCCCGCTCCTGTTCCAGGGCGGCTTCGGCATGACGCCGAAGGAAGCGGGCGTCGTCATCACGCCGCTCGTGGTGTTCATCACGATCGGCAGTATCGCGAACGGGCGCATCGTCTCGCGCATCCGCAATCCGAACCTGATGCTCTACATCGGCTTCACGATGATCGCGGCGGCGTGCTTCGCGGTGGCGCTCGCCACGCGCGGCACGCCGCGCGGTCTGCTCATGGCGTTCATGATCGTGGCGGGCATCGGCCTTGGCTTCGTCATGCCGAACCTCACCGTGTTCGCGCAGCAGACCGCCGGGCGCGAGCATCTGGGCATCGCCACGGCGCTGCTGCAGTCGCTGCGGATGATAGGCGGCATGATCGGCACGGCGCTCACCGGCACGATGGTCACGCAGCTGTATTCGAGCGGCGTGCAACGCGCGCTGGACGCCGATCACGCCACGCACTGGCTGCCGCAGCTCGCCGACCCGCAAATCCTCATCAACCGCGACGCGCAAGCTTCGCTGATCGCCGATCTCACACACGCCGGGCATAATGGCGCGCCGCTGCTCGAAGCCGCGCGCGAGGCGCTCGTGGGCGCGATTCACCTGGGCATTGCCGTGGCGGCGGTGATCGCAGTGGTGTCGATCTGGCAAACCCGGCGCGTGCCGCCGGTCAAGCTGCAGCGCAAGCTGGAGCCCGTCATTCACGCGGATTGA
- a CDS encoding CHRD domain-containing protein, giving the protein MNVLRPLQLALALCVLVSGAAYADTVALKADLEPSSEVPPRVSQGHGMLNATFDTSTKSLNWTITYEGLSGPAMAAHFHGPAPVGQNAGVQVPIPKGELASPIKGSATLNEQQVTQLMGGQWYFNVHTAQNPSGEIRGQVLPAN; this is encoded by the coding sequence ATGAATGTGCTTCGTCCGCTGCAGCTCGCTCTCGCTCTGTGTGTCCTCGTCTCTGGCGCCGCGTACGCCGACACCGTCGCACTGAAAGCCGATCTCGAACCGTCCAGCGAAGTCCCGCCGCGTGTGAGCCAGGGCCACGGCATGCTCAACGCCACGTTCGACACGTCTACGAAATCGCTGAACTGGACTATCACCTACGAAGGCCTCTCTGGCCCGGCGATGGCTGCGCACTTCCACGGCCCTGCACCGGTTGGACAGAACGCCGGAGTGCAGGTACCGATTCCGAAGGGCGAACTGGCAAGCCCGATCAAGGGCTCCGCCACGCTCAACGAACAGCAGGTCACCCAGCTGATGGGCGGCCAGTGGTATTTCAACGTTCATACGGCGCAGAACCCGTCAGGCGAGATTCGCGGCCAGGTGCTGCCCGCCAATTGA
- a CDS encoding EcsC family protein yields MTEPTSEPTAADPARAGAGAAFAEADLDALRHAKHQLETPPLGMKLAAIVGAPVEKLLARLPGVANDKVADATQTALRKCLQLALKTLGKQGALSTAEPRTSPKPSNLLHKFAVATTGAAGGAFGLFALPVELPVTTTLMFRSICDIARSEGENLASTDAQLQCLTVFGMGGRSPADDEADFGYFIVRGALAKAVSAASSEMATKGFAAHGSTALLKLMQTVAARFSVQVSEQVAAKSIPAIGAVLGAMVNTVFIDHFQQVAHGHFTVRRLERRYGEAAVHAAYDAIDVSLD; encoded by the coding sequence ATGACCGAACCCACAAGCGAACCCACAGCCGCCGATCCGGCCCGCGCGGGCGCCGGCGCGGCGTTCGCCGAGGCCGATCTCGACGCGCTGCGGCACGCCAAACATCAGCTCGAAACGCCGCCGCTCGGCATGAAGCTCGCGGCCATCGTGGGTGCGCCGGTGGAAAAGCTGCTCGCGCGGCTGCCCGGCGTCGCGAACGACAAAGTGGCCGACGCAACGCAAACGGCGCTGCGCAAGTGCCTGCAACTCGCATTGAAAACGCTCGGCAAGCAAGGTGCGCTCTCCACCGCTGAACCTCGCACGAGCCCAAAGCCGAGCAACTTGCTGCACAAGTTTGCGGTTGCGACCACGGGCGCGGCGGGCGGCGCATTCGGCCTTTTCGCGCTGCCGGTCGAGTTGCCCGTCACGACCACGCTAATGTTTCGCTCGATTTGCGACATCGCGCGCAGCGAAGGCGAGAATCTGGCCAGCACCGACGCGCAGTTGCAATGCCTGACCGTTTTCGGCATGGGCGGCCGCTCGCCTGCCGACGACGAAGCCGACTTCGGCTATTTCATCGTGCGCGGCGCACTCGCGAAGGCGGTATCGGCGGCATCGTCGGAAATGGCAACGAAGGGTTTCGCCGCGCATGGTTCAACCGCGCTCCTCAAGCTCATGCAGACCGTGGCCGCGCGCTTCTCCGTGCAGGTGAGCGAGCAGGTCGCGGCGAAATCGATACCGGCCATCGGCGCGGTGCTCGGCGCGATGGTCAACACCGTGTTCATCGACCATTTCCAGCAGGTGGCGCATGGGCACTTCACCGTGCGCCGGCTCGAGCGCCGCTACGGCGAGGCCGCCGTGCACGCGGCCTACGACGCGATCGACGTTTCGCTCGATTGA